A window of the Deinococcus roseus genome harbors these coding sequences:
- a CDS encoding antitoxin Xre/MbcA/ParS toxin-binding domain-containing protein has translation MGLERYHPTTTHPVFGLPGTHILQLEARSLHDLTQQLEMGLLHETVTRLLMLLELTPVTFQQHIGLHLFNRRKNQRLTARASERVYRYACLFERAMQLTGTQEAARTWLKTPNAALGGETPLQYARTELGGQLVQHLITALEDGVVV, from the coding sequence ATGGGACTGGAACGCTACCATCCCACCACAACACATCCAGTCTTCGGGCTTCCAGGAACCCACATTCTGCAACTGGAAGCCAGGTCCCTGCATGATCTGACCCAGCAACTGGAAATGGGCCTGCTGCATGAAACGGTGACTCGACTGCTCATGCTCCTTGAGCTGACTCCAGTGACATTTCAACAGCACATTGGTCTCCACTTATTCAATCGCCGCAAGAACCAGCGGCTCACAGCACGAGCATCAGAACGTGTCTACCGTTATGCCTGCCTGTTTGAGCGAGCCATGCAGCTGACAGGCACCCAGGAGGCAGCCAGAACCTGGCTGAAAACACCCAATGCTGCTCTGGGGGGAGAAACGCCCCTGCAGTATGCTCGCACGGAATTGGGAGGCCAGTTGGTGCAGCATCTGATCACTGCTCTGGAAGACGGTGTGGTTGTTTGA